One Plasmodium vivax chromosome 13, whole genome shotgun sequence genomic region harbors:
- a CDS encoding PP1-like protein serine/threonine phosphatase, putative (encoded by transcript PVX_085315A) — protein MEDVKVKDTVMVYGYKATVEHIGEVQAGKDSPEKRKIYAVKFSNRDGYTDGVYRDARVFTPEDGALVAFCLRDSIRPFSETESASIRIQRAFRGYRARKEFHSFVSSLVWRKFEHLHENMTLNNHDEIYKPLIKAINEDIKSGKIQFTSKCFSSNSNQFSRISTTSYESTAYDENVPKLKDKIDKAFAMEVFHFFLTTKNYVLPNNLVCKILTKTQKMLEENIKSSVIHVDMTKKSKDTKLIILGDVHGQLNDVLWLFNRFGLPSSNNIYIFNGDIADRGENATEIFLLLFTFKLSNYDCVIINRGNHECSYMNEVYGFYNEVLSKYDSAVFDLFQGVFELLGLAVNIQNQIFVVHGGLSRYQDLTMREIDELDRKKHEILHPEKYEDTIIFDLLWSDPQKKNGIGGNARGNNCITFGPDITDLFLKKNNFDILIRSHQVPKTLKGIESHHEGKCITLFSASNYCNKIKNLGAAIVFNQDLTFEVQEYMSPSLDVIRETFEENQKLREKVLHSSKILDLEKNVQRTCDKISAEGQMNDILNCLSTLICHEKNSLWSSLYQQDRDNTGTVHINVWREELEKLSKTKKVPWIYLCKKLKMIEGNQVHYNSILNRFKINYEPSQNFINTEWKSECFEHLYEALLKADLSLRETLMVFDKNLDGKVSFAEFEQVLKDLNIDLSNEQIRILVRLINSNSLCNQDSSQESDKIDVAEFIGKMRVCYRLAINKEYTNNEKIRKLIETIGKHILADSADTANFHYRFYEENNESAGSERRKRSSVIKSVALFQKFKNYDNFGNGYLDYDDFVRAIKNFDMNKISKEVEFDVDDEILMELAKSIDITKSSKINFLEFLQAFYVVNKSKYSYVDEIWCHICTVIYENKVALKKCMKYLEDTMQGKITSIHFRYILLELNKILQEHKHEKKKPLTDEQIDLLSYTVETDDKVDYVDFLNSFKPVYYI, from the exons atggaagacgTAAAAGTAAAGGACACCGTCATGGTGTATGGCTACAAAGCCACAGTCGAGCACATTGGGGAGGTGCAAGCGGGAAAGGATTCCcccgaaaaaagaaaaatctaCGCAGTGAAGTTCAGCAATAGGGATGGCTACACAGATGGTGTGTACAGGGACGCACGGGTGTTCACCCCGGAGGATGGAGCCCTCGTCGCGTTTTGTCTGCGCGATTCGATTAGACCTTTCAGCG AAACAGAAAGCGCAAGCATAAGGATTCAGAGGGCCTTCAGGGGCTACCGAGCCAGGAAGGAATTCCACTCCTTCGTCTCCTCCCTCGTGTGGAGGAAATTTGAGCACCTCCACGAAAACATGACCCTCAACAATCATGA CGAAATTTACAAGCCCCTCATCAAAGCGATAAACGAAGACATTAAGAGTGGCAAGATTCAGTTCACCTCCAAATGCTTTTCCAGCAACTCCAATCAGTTCTCCCGCATCTCCACCACGTCCTACGAG tcCACCGCCTACGACGAAAATGTGCCCAAGCTGAAGGACAAGATCGACAAGGCCTTCGCCATGGAggtcttccacttctttttGACCACCAAGAAT taCGTCCTCCCGAACAACCTGGTGTGCAAGATCCTCACGAAGACGCAAAAGATGCTCGAGGAGAACATCAAGAGCTCCGTAATCCACGTGGACATGACGAAGAAGTCGAAGGACACCAAGCTGATC ATCCTGGGAGACGTGCACGGCCAGCTCAACGACGTCCTTTGGCTGTTTAACCGCTTCGGCTTGCCTTCCTCCAACAACAT CTACATCTTCAACGGAGACATCGCCGATCGGGGAGAAAACGCCACGGAgatcttcctcctcctgttcACCTTCAAGCTGAGCAATTACGACTGCGTCATCATTAACCGGGGGAACCACGAGTGCTCCTACATGAATGAGGTCTACGGATTCTACAACGAAG tgCTCTCCAAGTACGACAGTGCCGTCTTCGATCTGTTCCAAGGGGTCTTCGAGCTGCTTGGCTTGGCCGTAAACATCCAGA ACCAAATCTTCGTGGTGCACGGCGGGCTGAGCAGGTACCAGGACCTAACCATGCGGGAAATAGACGAGCTGGACAGGAAGAAGCACGAGATATTGCACCCCGAGAAATACGAAGACACCATCATCTTCGATTTGCTCTGGTCCGACccccaaaagaaaaacggCATAGGGGGAAACGCGCGAGGGAACAACTGCATCACGTTTGGTCCAGACATAACAGACctatttttgaagaaaaataattttgacaTTTTAATTCGATCCCACCAAGTGCCCAAAACGTTGAAGGGCATTGAGAGTCACCACGAGGGCAAGTGCATTACCTTGTTTTCCGCCTCCAACTATtgcaacaaaattaaaaatctcGGGGCAGCCATCGTGTTCAACCAGGACCTCACCTTCGAGGTCCAGGAGTACATGTCGCCCTCCCTCGACGTCATCCGAGAGACCTTCGAGGAGAACCAAAAGCTCCGCGAGAAGGTCCTCCACTCCTCCAAGATACTCGACCTGGAGAAAAAC gtgcAGCGGACCTGCGACAAGATCTCCGCGGAGGGCCAAATGAACGACATCCTGAACTGCCTGAGCACGCTGATCTGTCACGAAAAGAACTCCCTGTGGAGTAGCCTCTACCAGCAGGACAGGGACAACACGGGCACGGTGCACATAAACGTGTGGAG ggAGGAGCTGGAGAAGCTGAGCAAGACGAAGAAGGTGCCGTGGATCTACCTCTGCAAGAAGCTCAAAATGATCGAAGGCAACCAGGTGCACTACAACAGCATACTTAACAGATTCAAAATTAACTACGAGCCCAGCCAGAACTTCATCAACACGGAGTGGAAGAGTGAGTGCTTCGAGCACCTGTATGAGGCGTTGCTCAAGGCAGATTTGAGTTTGCGCGAGACCCTCATGGTGTTCGACAAGAACTTGGATGGCAAGGTTTCCTTTGCGGAGTTCGAGCAGGTGCTGAAGGACCTCAACATAG ACCTCTCCAACGAGCAGATCCGCATCCTAGTGAGACTCATCAACAGCAACTCGCTGTGCAACCAGGACAGCTCCCAAGAGAGCGACAAGATTGACGTCGCCGAGTTCATTGGGAAGATGCGTGTCTGCTACAGACTAGCCATAAACAAGGAATACacaaataatgaaaaaattaggaaGCTCATCGAGACCATCGGCAAGCATATCCTGGCGGACAGTGCGGACACGGCTAACTTCCACTACAGGTTTTACGAGGAGAATAACGAGAGCGCCGGATCTGAGCGCAGGAAGAGGTCCAGCGTCATCAAGTCGGTGGCCCTCTTTCagaagtttaaaaattacgaCAACTTCGGGAACG gctACCTCGACTACGACGACTTCGTGCGGGCGATCAAAAATTTCGACATGAACAAGATCAGCAAGGAGGTGGAGTTCGACGTGGACGACGAGATTTTGATGGAG ctagccaaatccATAGACATAACCAAGTCGTCCAAGATCAACTTCCTGGAGTTCCTGCAGGCCTTTTACGTGGTGAACAAGAGCAAGTACTCCTACGTGGACGAG ATATGGTGCCACATATGCACCGTGATTTACGAGAACAAAGTGGCCCTGAAGAAGTGCATGAAGTACCTGGAGGACACCATGCAGGGGAAGATCACGAGCATCCACTTTCGCTACATTCTGCTGGAGCTCAACAAAATCCTGCAGGAGCACAAGCATGAGAA gaaaaagCCCCTCACGGACGAGCAGATCGACCTGCTGTCCTACACCGTGGAGACGGACGACAAGGTGGACTACGtcgattttttaaactccTTCAAACCAGTGTACTACATATga
- a CDS encoding cyclophilin, putative (encoded by transcript PVX_085320A) → MSEVYSIEPKTSGRVTIYTSLGELEVLLFCNECPVACQNFLQLCLNNYYNGNKFFRVIPKFLIQTGDHTNTGLHNEYAFKEPFQNECNRRLKFLYAGCISFANLNIEKPSNGSQFFITLDRAEYLNNKSTLFGKVAKHSIYNLLKFNEIKTNKKDEPIEDAPYIRYIKIEENPFHHLVPYANYEREVKERRQQEGGAQLPRGGEKLGGKKLRGKKLRGNLLSFAYEEGEASDEGEAADEGEKPTEEASDEGEAAGEGEAADEGETAGEGEDPSGDTPSDRPTVEDAANGASPEGEPQSRTSPGRSKKDSSIVEDKIDQLKKKTKDIEREKAKRKGRDSGARDLDSLDEAYLRKVRKHSKMSKREREKLSLQKLQEFDDRLKGLFSRDG, encoded by the exons ATGTCCGAGGTGTACAGCATCGAGCCGAAGACGTCCGGCAGGGTAACCATCTACACCAGCCTGGGGGAGCTGGAGGTGCTGCTCTTTTGCAACGAGTGCCCGGTGGCATGCCAGAACTTCCTTCAGCTGTGCCTGAACAACTACTATAACGGAAATAAGTTTTTCCGGGTGATTCCCAAGTTTTTGATCCAGACGGGCGACCACACGAACACGGGGCTGC aCAACGAATATGCCTTTAAGGAGCCCTTCCAGAACGAGTGCAACCGGCGACTCAAGTTCCTCTACGCGGGGTGCATCTCCTTCGCAAACCTAAATATAGAAAAGCCGTCCAATGGGAGCCAATTCTTCATCACCTTAGATAGGGCAGAGTACCTTAATAACAAGAGCACCCTCTTCGGGAAGGTCGCAAAGCACAGCATATATAATTTGCTGAAGTTTAACGAAATAAAGACGAACAAGAAGGATGAGCCCATTGAGGATGCTCCCTACATTCGGTACATCAAAATAGAGGAGAACCCCTTTCACCACTTGGTCCCGTATGCTAACTATGAGAGGGAGGTGAAGGAAAGGAGGCAGCAGGAGGGGGGTGCGCAGctgcccagggggggggagaagctcggggggaagaagctcagggggaagaagctcaGGGGGAACTTGCTCTCCTTCGCCTacgaggagggagaagcctCTGATGAGGGAGAGGCAGCcgatgagggggaaaagccCACAGAAGAAGCCTCTGATGAGGGAGAAGCCGCtggtgagggagaagccgCTGATGAGGGAGAAACCGCTGGTGAGGGGGAAGACCCATCGGGAGACACCCCCAGCGACCGCCCCACCGTGGAAGACGCGGCGAATGGAGCCTCCCCAGAAGGAGAACCCCAAAGCAGGACATCCCCAGgaaggagcaaaaaggaCAGCAGTATTGTTGAGGATAAAATCGATCagctgaaaaagaaaacaaaagaCATTGAAAGGGAgaaagcgaaaaggaagggaAGGGACTCTGGCGCGAGGGACCTAGACAGCTTG gatgAGGCCTATTTGAGAAAAGTTAGGAAGCACAGCAAGATGTCCAAGcgggagagggagaagctg tCGCTGCAAAAACTGCAAGAATTCGATGACAGGCTGAAGGGGCTCTTCTCCCGCGACGGTTAG